The Procambarus clarkii isolate CNS0578487 chromosome 24, FALCON_Pclarkii_2.0, whole genome shotgun sequence genomic interval AATCGTTCTGTTTCAGTATCTGTCTGTTACAGTACCTATCTGTTGCATTACCTGTCTGTTGAAGTAACTGTTTGTTGAAGTACCagtctgttgcagtactcgtctgcTGCAGTACTCGTTTGTTGCATTACCTGTCTTTTGCAGTAccagtctgttgcagtacccgtctgttgcagcaCTCGTCTGTTACTGTCCCTATATGTTGCTATACTCGTCTTTTGCAGTagccgtctgttgcagtacgtgTCTTTTTCAGTagccgtctgttgcagtacctgtctttttcagtacccgtctgttgcagtactcgtctgttgcagtgcccgtatgttgcagtactcgtttgttgcagtacccgtctgttgaaaACCCCGTttgttgcagtactcgtctgttgaagtactcgtctgttgcagtactcgtcttTTGAAGTACCCGTCTCTTTCcatactcgtctgttgcagtacccttcTTTTTTCGTATTCGTCTGTTGCAgcacccgtctgttgcagtactcgtctgttgcagtacttgTCTGTTGAAGtaaccgtctgttgcagtactcgtctgttgcagtaccagtCTGTTGCAGTACCAGTCTGTTGCAATACTCGTTTGTTGAAGTTCCCGTCTGTTGCAGTAACTGTCTGTAACATAACACGTCTGTTGCAGtatttgtttgttgttgtagtaccTGTCTGTTGCAGCACCCGTATATTGCATTACTCGtatgttgcagtacccgtctgttgaatTACTTGTCTGTTGCAGAACTCgtttgttgcagtacccgtctgttgaagTACCCTTCTGTTGCAGTACTCGTTTGTTGCAGAATCCGTCTGttgcaatactcgtctgttgcagtacccgtctgttgcagtacccttcTGTTGAAGTACTCGTATGTTGCAgaacccgtctgttgcagtaccagtCTGTTGAAGTACGTTTCTGTTGctgtactcgtctgttgcagtacccgtctccTGCAGTACCCGATTGTTGCAGTACTTGTCTGGTACAGAAACTGTCAGTTGAAGAACCTTTCTGTTGCAGTACAGGTCTGTTGCAGTACAGTTCTGTTGTAGTAATTGTCTGTTGCAGTACATATCTGTTACATTACCTGTCTGTTGAAGTAACTGTTTGTTGAAGTAACCGTCTTTTGCAGTACACTTCTGTTGCAGTACACttctgttgcagtactcgtctgttgcagtaatTTTCTGCTGAAGTACTCGTTCAAGTACTAGTCTCTTGCAGTACTCCTCGGTTGAAATGCCTGCCTgctgcagtactcgtctgttgtAGTACCCGTCTGTAGCGGTATTCGTCTGTTGAAGTGACCGACTGTTGCAGTACCTGTCTATTGCAGTTCCAGTCTGTTGAAGTAACCGTCTGTTGCAATACTTGTCTGttgcaatactcgtctgttgcagtattcgtttgtTGAAGTACCCTTTTGTTGCAGTATTCGTCTcttgcagtactcgtctgttgaagtacccgtctgttgcaatacTCGGCTGTTGCAGTACTTCTCTGTTTCATTACACGTCTGTTGCACTACCCGTTTGTTTCAATTCTCGTCTGTTTAAATACCTGTCTgctgcagtactcgtctgttgaagtactcgtctgttgcagtacccgtctgttgcagtactcgtctgttgcagtacccgtcttttgcagtacccgtctgttgcagtacgttTCTGTTGCTGttctcgtctgttgcagtacccgtctgctGCATTATCTGGTTGTTGTAGTACTTGTCTGTTACATAATCTGTCAGTTGAAGAACCTTTCTGTTGCAGTACAGGTCTGTTGCAGAACACttctgttgcagtactcgtctgttgcaatACTCTTCTGCTGCAGTTTTCGTTTGTTGCAGTACCTGTCTTTTGCAGAagccgtctgttgcagtacccgtgtgttgcagtactcgtttgttgcagtacccgtctgttacAATTCTCGTCatttgcagtacccgtctgttgcagtacccttcTGTTTCAGCACCCGTATGTTGCAgaacccgtctgttgcagtaccattCTGTTTCAGCACGTTTCTGTTGctgtactcgtctgttgcagtacccgtttCCTGCAGTACCCGATTGTTGCAGTACTTGTCTGGTACAGAACCTGTCAGTTGAAGAACCTTTCTGTTGCAGTACAGGTCTGTTGCAGTACAGTTCTGTTGCAGTATTTGTCTGTT includes:
- the LOC138367981 gene encoding uncharacterized protein translates to MQYTGAATDRYYNNKQILQQTCYVTDSYCNRRELQQTSIATDWYCNRLVLQQTSTATDGYFNRQVLQQTSTATDGCCNRRIRKKKGTATDEYGKRRVLQKTSTATDEYFNRRVLQQTGFSTDGYCNKRVLQHTGTATDEYCNRRVLKKTGTATDGY